The following proteins are encoded in a genomic region of Aquella oligotrophica:
- the mnmA gene encoding tRNA 2-thiouridine(34) synthase MnmA — MAKIVMGMSGGVDSSVAAYLLKQEGHDVTGIFMQNWEDDDNDEYCTIKEDSLDAIAVADVLGIDIEIVNFAKNYKDRVFSYFLDEYQAGRTPNPDILCNSEIKFKAFLEHALTLGADYIATGHYVGKTRLADGELLMKAEDSNKDQSYFLYRLNQYQIAHSLFPLAKITKPEIRKLATELNLPNANKKDSTGICFIGERPFREFLQKYLPTKTGKMVTPDGKIVAEHSGLMYYTIGQRKGLGIGGQGEPWFVADKNLASNELIVVQGHNHPLLLKKSLTARQLSFGLDKLPAEGIYTAKTRYRMQDAKCNLKITGNDEITLDFDEAQWAITPGQSVVIYDGNLCLGGGIIL, encoded by the coding sequence ATGGCAAAAATCGTAATGGGGATGTCTGGTGGTGTTGATTCTTCCGTGGCTGCATATTTATTAAAGCAAGAAGGACATGATGTAACTGGCATATTCATGCAAAATTGGGAAGATGATGATAACGATGAATACTGCACCATCAAGGAAGACAGCCTAGATGCAATTGCCGTGGCTGATGTATTAGGAATAGACATTGAGATAGTTAATTTTGCCAAAAATTATAAAGATCGAGTATTTAGTTATTTTCTTGATGAATATCAGGCAGGTAGAACGCCAAATCCAGATATCTTATGTAATTCCGAAATAAAATTTAAGGCCTTTCTTGAACATGCCTTGACTCTTGGTGCTGACTATATTGCAACTGGTCATTATGTTGGAAAAACTAGATTAGCCGATGGTGAGCTTCTAATGAAAGCAGAAGATAGCAATAAAGATCAGAGTTATTTTCTTTATCGCCTAAATCAGTATCAAATAGCACATTCGCTATTCCCACTAGCCAAAATCACCAAACCGGAAATCCGTAAACTGGCAACGGAACTTAATTTACCGAACGCCAATAAAAAAGATAGTACTGGGATTTGTTTTATTGGAGAACGACCATTTCGCGAGTTCCTACAAAAATACTTACCTACTAAGACTGGCAAAATGGTCACTCCAGATGGTAAAATAGTTGCCGAACACAGTGGCTTAATGTATTATACTATCGGACAACGCAAAGGTCTTGGGATTGGCGGACAAGGCGAGCCATGGTTTGTAGCTGATAAAAATCTAGCTAGCAATGAGTTGATCGTCGTGCAGGGGCATAACCATCCACTATTACTTAAAAAGTCTCTTACTGCTAGGCAGTTAAGCTTTGGACTCGATAAACTCCCAGCTGAAGGGATTTATACCGCAAAAACTAGATACCGAATGCAAGATGCAAAATGCAACTTAAAGATAACAGGTAATGACGAGATAACACTTGATTTTGATGAAGCGCAATGGGCAATTACACCGGGACAATCAGTAGTAATTTATGATGGTAATTTATGCCTTGGTGGCGGAATAATTTTATAA
- a CDS encoding YqiA/YcfP family alpha/beta fold hydrolase gives MKYIYLHGFASSPQSYKAQFFKSKFDLIGSELLIPDLNLGDFTNLKVSSQLLYLKELISNDTDYCLIGSSLGGLLALILAEEHIQVKKLILLAPAIEIKNVWDKELGVDNIKKWQKQGVYNIFHSGAKCEVPLKYDFIHDMQNIKDRDFKRGLPVLLIHGKYDKTIPVEVSHVYQRQNQLAKLVVLNCEHGMEDKIEEIWIAANSFINDI, from the coding sequence ATGAAATATATCTATTTACACGGGTTCGCATCTAGCCCACAATCATATAAAGCGCAGTTCTTTAAATCCAAGTTTGACCTTATTGGAAGTGAATTATTAATACCTGATTTAAATCTAGGTGATTTCACAAATTTAAAAGTCTCATCCCAACTATTATACCTTAAAGAGTTAATTTCTAATGATACTGATTATTGTCTGATTGGTTCAAGCCTTGGGGGATTACTTGCGCTTATTCTTGCGGAAGAGCATATACAGGTTAAGAAATTGATTTTACTTGCTCCTGCAATAGAAATAAAAAATGTATGGGATAAAGAGCTTGGCGTTGATAATATCAAAAAATGGCAGAAGCAGGGTGTATATAATATATTTCATAGTGGCGCCAAGTGTGAGGTTCCACTGAAATATGATTTCATTCATGATATGCAGAATATTAAAGACAGGGACTTTAAGCGAGGGTTGCCAGTATTGCTTATTCATGGTAAATATGATAAGACTATACCTGTAGAGGTAAGTCATGTCTATCAGAGGCAAAATCAGCTTGCTAAATTAGTAGTCCTTAATTGTGAGCATGGAATGGAAGATAAAATTGAGGAAATATGGATAGCTGCAAATAGTTTTATTAATGATATTTAG
- a CDS encoding PD40 domain-containing protein gives MKKISLLLLMSLCGYTYADQNIEIVGGNSAGNPKLAIVSFTNESGNISDELTNDFKVTGEFNVLNYANADAIESGVQYSISGAISQTADGQMQLKYKLTNVLTNQVMLDQTAAFNSKFLRKAVHAVSNNIYQKLTNTPGAFTSRIALTVEEAPKKYSIVIADYDGYNPKTILTTAHPITSLAWDKSGQYLSYVTYETGKPVVYVQNLQSGNRYIAANFNGSNSSPVFTPDSQKLLVTLSKDYGSHIYMVNNGKYTSASHASPIVNFGTIDTEADISKNGKVLFTTDHDGGPQIFLTDLNGSTPMRITQGLGKYNTTARFSNDAGKITFINRNNGVFQTYVMDLTTQAAYPVSPNAHHDISPSFAPNDKLVLFSSDDSIYISNVTGTTLTKLNNLNYMHIIDQRWAKNF, from the coding sequence ATGAAAAAAATATCACTACTTTTGTTAATGAGCCTATGCGGCTATACATATGCTGACCAAAATATTGAAATTGTTGGGGGAAATAGTGCCGGAAACCCTAAGCTTGCAATAGTGAGCTTCACTAATGAAAGTGGCAATATTTCTGATGAATTGACCAATGACTTTAAAGTTACTGGTGAATTTAACGTACTTAACTATGCAAATGCTGATGCAATAGAAAGTGGAGTTCAATATAGTATAAGTGGCGCAATTTCACAAACTGCCGATGGGCAAATGCAACTTAAATACAAATTAACCAATGTATTGACCAATCAGGTAATGCTTGATCAAACAGCAGCATTTAACAGCAAATTTCTCCGTAAGGCTGTTCATGCTGTAAGTAACAATATTTACCAAAAGCTAACTAATACACCTGGTGCATTTACCAGTAGAATTGCGCTTACTGTCGAAGAGGCGCCTAAAAAATACTCCATTGTTATTGCTGATTATGATGGTTATAACCCAAAAACAATTTTGACTACTGCTCATCCAATTACCTCATTAGCCTGGGATAAGTCAGGTCAATACTTAAGTTATGTAACCTATGAGACAGGAAAACCAGTTGTTTACGTACAAAATCTACAAAGCGGCAATCGATATATAGCCGCCAATTTCAATGGCTCTAATTCTTCACCAGTCTTCACTCCTGATTCGCAAAAACTGCTAGTAACACTAAGTAAAGATTACGGATCACATATTTATATGGTAAATAATGGAAAATATACCTCAGCAAGTCATGCAAGTCCTATAGTTAATTTCGGGACTATTGATACTGAAGCTGATATTTCAAAAAATGGAAAAGTGCTGTTTACTACAGACCATGATGGTGGACCGCAAATATTCCTGACTGACTTAAACGGATCTACTCCAATGCGTATTACCCAAGGACTCGGTAAATATAATACTACAGCACGCTTTTCTAATGATGCAGGCAAAATCACCTTTATTAACCGCAATAATGGAGTATTTCAAACTTATGTTATGGATCTTACTACACAAGCAGCATATCCAGTTAGCCCAAATGCTCACCATGACATAAGCCCAAGCTTTGCTCCAAACGATAAACTAGTATTGTTTTCAAGCGATGACTCAATATACATAAGTAATGTAACAGGTACTACACTGACCAAGCTTAATAACTTAAACTATATGCATATCATTGACCAACGTTGGGCAAAAAATTTCTGA
- a CDS encoding NUDIX domain-containing protein encodes MPNIHITVAAVVEHQGKFLLVTDITSNGHKLNQPAGHVEANEDIIAAVIREVFEESSMSFIPKKLIGIYLYNPNPENTYLRFCFKGIVTNIHETPKPIANDDGVIAADWYDLETIKSRRNELRSTLVMKCIDDYLAKIEFPLEVLANHRDNLTVYLD; translated from the coding sequence ATGCCAAATATTCATATAACAGTTGCGGCAGTGGTAGAACATCAGGGTAAATTTTTACTGGTAACTGATATTACTTCAAATGGACATAAATTAAATCAGCCAGCAGGACATGTTGAAGCTAATGAAGACATAATTGCAGCGGTTATTCGCGAAGTGTTTGAAGAAAGCTCTATGAGCTTTATTCCAAAAAAGCTGATTGGCATCTATCTATATAATCCAAATCCTGAGAATACTTATCTCAGATTTTGCTTCAAAGGCATAGTTACAAATATTCATGAAACACCAAAACCGATAGCTAATGATGATGGAGTCATTGCAGCGGATTGGTATGATCTGGAAACAATCAAATCACGCAGGAACGAATTACGCAGCACTCTAGTCATGAAATGTATTGATGATTATCTTGCAAAGATTGAGTTCCCACTTGAAGTACTAGCTAACCACCGTGATAATCTAACGGTATATCTGGATTAA
- a CDS encoding copper homeostasis protein CutC: protein MLIEIIATSLEEAIAAEKFGAGRIELIHSFDDGGLSPNLELAKNVCANVSIPVNVMVRPHAKSFLYDKHDLYTILEEIDFLLSHTKINGVVFGCLDSNRRIDAKTLEAVIKFIDGKADLTFHRAIDESADPVIAFSELQSYGCSVNNVLSSGGKATAMEGINTLQLMQEKSCIGGAKLLPGSGVNPQNASILARYLNVCQLHIGTGVRVNNKLEQSLFNELFIQLQSL, encoded by the coding sequence ATGTTGATTGAGATAATTGCTACCAGCCTTGAGGAGGCAATAGCTGCAGAAAAATTTGGTGCTGGACGTATAGAACTGATTCATTCATTTGATGATGGTGGGTTATCTCCAAACCTCGAGTTAGCGAAAAATGTTTGTGCTAATGTATCTATTCCTGTAAATGTAATGGTTCGTCCGCATGCAAAGAGTTTTCTATATGATAAACATGATCTGTATACCATTCTGGAAGAAATAGATTTTCTGCTTTCTCACACAAAAATAAATGGAGTTGTTTTTGGTTGTCTGGATAGTAATCGGCGAATTGATGCTAAGACACTAGAGGCTGTAATTAAGTTTATAGATGGTAAGGCAGACTTAACTTTCCATAGGGCAATAGATGAATCAGCTGATCCTGTTATCGCATTTAGTGAGTTGCAAAGCTATGGTTGTTCAGTTAATAATGTATTAAGTTCTGGTGGTAAAGCAACTGCGATGGAAGGGATTAATACTTTACAATTAATGCAGGAAAAGTCGTGTATAGGTGGTGCTAAGTTGCTTCCCGGTAGTGGAGTTAATCCTCAGAATGCATCAATACTTGCTAGATACTTGAATGTTTGTCAATTACATATTGGCACTGGAGTTAGAGTAAATAATAAATTGGAACAATCATTATTTAACGAGTTATTTATACAGCTTCAATCACTTTAA
- a CDS encoding DUF3460 family protein, whose protein sequence is MKNTKYVSEATEFLRGLINKPEIREDQHKMRSTWWDKGFIDQEEQENYAKNEIKHDGYVYFSYPANKNK, encoded by the coding sequence ATGAAAAACACTAAATATGTATCAGAAGCAACTGAATTTCTTAGAGGTCTAATAAATAAACCAGAGATTCGCGAAGATCAGCACAAAATGCGCTCAACTTGGTGGGATAAAGGATTTATTGATCAAGAAGAACAAGAAAATTATGCAAAAAACGAAATAAAACATGACGGATACGTTTATTTCAGTTATCCAGCCAATAAAAATAAATAA
- a CDS encoding tetratricopeptide repeat protein produces MKKSLLTIIGLSANLFLIGCADDQARQQIADTNQRLSQIQQNVGVLDNKVSNQKLIDLLNQINDLQTQINQLNGRVSNLEQGQKTGQGDQNQQVQALELRVQALEDAAGSKPVSKSVTTSAVANSNPELQAAIKKLQNKQVPEAITDLQNIANGSDKAAAASANYYLSVAYVANGEYKEAITQANKFIADNPNNKFVPDAMRVVYISQSQLGNTKAANATAKKLIKSFPNSEAAKKVAKQLQ; encoded by the coding sequence ATGAAAAAAAGTTTGTTGACAATTATAGGATTGTCAGCAAACCTTTTTCTTATAGGTTGTGCTGACGATCAAGCGCGTCAGCAAATTGCTGATACCAATCAACGCTTGAGTCAAATCCAGCAAAATGTTGGAGTCTTAGATAATAAAGTTTCAAATCAGAAATTAATTGATTTATTAAATCAAATAAACGATTTGCAAACACAAATTAATCAATTAAATGGACGCGTATCGAACCTTGAACAGGGACAAAAAACTGGTCAAGGTGATCAGAATCAACAGGTTCAGGCTCTAGAATTAAGAGTACAAGCTTTGGAAGATGCAGCTGGTTCCAAACCAGTGTCTAAATCGGTAACTACTTCCGCAGTTGCGAACAGTAACCCTGAATTGCAAGCTGCAATTAAAAAATTGCAAAATAAGCAAGTTCCTGAAGCAATAACTGATTTACAAAACATTGCCAATGGATCAGATAAAGCAGCAGCGGCTAGTGCCAACTATTATTTATCTGTAGCCTACGTTGCTAATGGTGAATACAAAGAAGCAATTACCCAAGCAAATAAATTTATTGCGGACAACCCAAATAATAAATTTGTTCCCGATGCAATGAGAGTAGTTTATATTTCCCAATCACAACTAGGAAATACAAAAGCAGCAAATGCTACAGCTAAAAAATTGATAAAAAGCTTTCCTAATAGTGAAGCTGCAAAAAAAGTTGCTAAACAGCTTCAATAG
- a CDS encoding energy transducer TonB — translation MVKEHNKSSTIFSLAMHIGIAILLFYFSKPISVLIPSRSDGIEVSLVSMPNQTVMPYTPKVKVTAPTPIKTMDTPADINVKQNNQSKPQPTPAATTPPKVEAKPVEKPVTKDNNQTQSPTTAKPKTAKNQKAMINDLLGDVMSTNTTSVRKGKAVGGNPNGTSDSDNLIGNYADQVINAVRPFVVIPDDVNPNAKAVVKVILNPDMSVRQVSLIKSSGNDAYDQNIQTAINRVRVFPPLPDNAQFVDFRVLRLTFRPQ, via the coding sequence ATGGTTAAAGAACATAATAAAAGTAGTACAATATTTTCTCTAGCAATGCATATTGGCATTGCTATTCTGCTATTTTATTTTAGTAAACCAATCTCGGTACTTATCCCATCCCGCTCAGACGGGATTGAAGTAAGCCTGGTGTCAATGCCAAACCAGACAGTAATGCCCTATACTCCAAAAGTAAAGGTTACTGCTCCAACGCCGATAAAAACGATGGATACACCAGCAGACATTAATGTAAAGCAAAATAACCAAAGTAAGCCACAACCAACTCCGGCAGCTACTACTCCACCAAAGGTAGAAGCAAAACCAGTTGAAAAGCCAGTTACTAAAGATAATAATCAGACGCAATCACCGACAACAGCTAAACCTAAAACGGCAAAAAACCAAAAAGCAATGATCAATGACCTACTTGGTGATGTAATGTCCACTAATACTACCTCAGTCAGAAAAGGAAAAGCGGTTGGAGGCAATCCAAACGGAACCAGCGATAGCGATAATTTGATAGGTAATTATGCGGATCAGGTAATTAATGCAGTTCGTCCATTTGTGGTTATTCCAGATGATGTTAACCCCAATGCAAAAGCTGTTGTAAAAGTTATCCTTAATCCGGACATGAGCGTACGTCAGGTTAGTTTGATAAAATCAAGTGGAAATGATGCCTATGATCAGAATATCCAAACTGCTATCAATCGCGTAAGAGTATTCCCACCCTTACCTGACAATGCCCAGTTTGTAGATTTTCGAGTATTACGTTTAACATTTAGACCACAATAA
- a CDS encoding DedA family protein, translating into MEILHELIAFFTVYGYIAVFLVLIACGFGIPIPEDITLVAGGVICGLAASMDVHLMVVVSLLGVIVGDGTMFMLGKLLGPRVKNVPLVKNVFTEKRYQQMQEKVHKYGNRILFVARFLPGLRAPIFVTAGISRRVSYWKFLVMDGGAALISVPLWVYAGYYFAHDLDDLLHWVKQSETFIISILAIIFIIWLIVSVVKKNKTKSN; encoded by the coding sequence ATGGAAATACTACACGAACTTATAGCTTTTTTTACTGTATATGGTTATATTGCCGTATTTTTGGTATTGATAGCTTGTGGGTTTGGTATACCTATTCCTGAGGATATAACCTTGGTTGCTGGTGGGGTTATTTGTGGATTGGCTGCGTCAATGGATGTACATCTAATGGTTGTAGTTTCTTTGCTTGGAGTTATTGTTGGTGACGGAACCATGTTTATGCTTGGTAAACTCCTTGGTCCAAGGGTAAAAAATGTTCCATTAGTTAAAAATGTATTTACTGAAAAACGTTACCAACAAATGCAGGAAAAAGTTCATAAATATGGTAACCGGATCTTGTTTGTTGCAAGATTTCTTCCCGGGCTTCGTGCGCCAATATTTGTGACGGCAGGAATTAGCCGTCGTGTTTCATACTGGAAGTTTCTGGTAATGGACGGAGGAGCGGCATTAATTAGTGTTCCATTATGGGTCTACGCAGGCTATTATTTTGCTCATGATCTTGATGACTTATTGCACTGGGTTAAACAGAGCGAAACATTCATTATCTCAATTCTAGCTATAATATTTATAATCTGGCTAATTGTTTCTGTTGTAAAAAAGAACAAAACTAAATCGAATTAA
- a CDS encoding OmpA family protein, with translation MKKILALLIAGGAMVACSSNKAPETDMKAVASAPEPVASAPVASAPEPVVTNHNSVYFGFNKYDIKDDYTGIIKANADYLAAHKDAKVQVQGNTDDVGSVEYNLSLGQKRADVVKKALIANGATKAQVEAISNGKLKPKYDNNSSATRAMNRRSDINYTAGQPTGYSTDSNGVPTVDGSVYNGTVTEGVE, from the coding sequence ATGAAAAAAATTTTAGCTTTGCTTATCGCTGGTGGGGCAATGGTTGCATGTTCTTCAAACAAAGCTCCTGAAACCGATATGAAAGCTGTAGCTTCTGCTCCTGAGCCAGTAGCTTCTGCTCCAGTAGCTTCTGCTCCTGAACCTGTTGTTACTAATCATAATAGTGTGTATTTTGGTTTTAATAAATACGATATCAAAGATGACTATACTGGTATCATCAAAGCAAATGCTGACTACTTGGCTGCTCACAAAGATGCTAAAGTTCAAGTACAAGGTAATACCGATGATGTTGGTTCTGTAGAGTATAACTTGTCATTAGGTCAAAAGCGTGCTGATGTAGTTAAAAAAGCTTTAATTGCTAATGGTGCTACAAAAGCTCAAGTTGAAGCAATCTCAAATGGTAAGTTAAAACCTAAATACGACAATAACTCTTCAGCTACACGAGCTATGAACCGTCGTTCAGACATCAATTACACTGCTGGACAACCTACTGGCTACTCAACTGATAGCAATGGTGTTCCAACTGTTGATGGTAGCGTGTACAATGGTACAGTTACTGAAGGTGTTGAATAA
- a CDS encoding ExbD/TolR family protein, translated as MKRRIRRDSLHNQMNVVPYIDVMLVLLVIFMVTAPMFTPGVINLPSVGKAAQVTKQPLEININADGSYTMTQDGKTTPVGALNDLITKAMSLAKDDTPVVIAADKTVQYDKVISVVDKLYSSGIKKVALVVKQKNG; from the coding sequence ATGAAACGACGGATAAGACGTGATTCACTACATAACCAGATGAATGTGGTGCCATATATTGATGTAATGCTGGTATTGCTAGTAATTTTCATGGTAACGGCACCAATGTTTACCCCAGGAGTTATTAACCTGCCAAGCGTAGGCAAAGCTGCCCAAGTAACCAAACAGCCACTTGAAATCAATATCAACGCCGACGGTAGCTACACCATGACCCAAGATGGTAAGACCACTCCTGTTGGCGCTCTTAATGATCTAATAACCAAAGCAATGAGTTTAGCTAAAGATGACACCCCGGTAGTAATTGCTGCCGATAAAACTGTACAGTATGACAAAGTCATAAGTGTAGTTGATAAACTATATAGCTCAGGAATTAAAAAAGTCGCACTGGTAGTAAAACAGAAAAATGGTTAA
- a CDS encoding Mth938-like domain-containing protein, with protein MQVNLHSNEGNQFTNYSTNSVTINQVEYSTNLLVTPNAIKPVSISFISELTDTLLDEILSHKPDIIIFGTGSSIKYPERNILIKLQQLRIGFEVMPVAALCRTFNYLIGEGRNVVGVVLF; from the coding sequence ATGCAGGTTAATTTACATAGTAATGAAGGCAATCAATTTACTAACTATTCAACAAACTCCGTAACAATTAATCAAGTTGAATATAGTACGAATTTATTGGTTACACCCAATGCAATTAAGCCAGTTAGTATTAGCTTTATTTCAGAATTAACAGACACACTATTAGATGAAATTCTTAGCCATAAACCAGATATAATAATTTTTGGCACAGGTAGCTCAATTAAATATCCAGAGCGTAATATTTTAATTAAATTACAACAATTAAGAATTGGCTTTGAGGTTATGCCTGTTGCCGCATTATGTAGAACGTTTAATTATTTAATTGGTGAAGGAAGAAACGTCGTGGGGGTAGTCCTATTTTAA
- a CDS encoding O-methyltransferase, producing MPKTVITDELYQYCLDKGVREHPALVSLRQQTQAQLKNSQMLISPEHGAFLAMLIKLMNVNSYLEVGVFTGYSTLWAALSLPETGKIVALDISAEHKVMAESAWDAAKIRDKIEYIISPAKESMQSLIAKGESFDLVFIDANKSQYLEYYELALQLVSSGGLIMIDNVLMYGQVLENTPAKTYIKTLQKLNDLIKEDPRVDICMLPFGDGITLARKK from the coding sequence ATGCCCAAAACAGTTATCACTGATGAGCTGTATCAGTACTGCCTTGATAAAGGAGTTCGCGAACATCCCGCTCTAGTTAGTTTACGTCAGCAAACACAGGCTCAACTAAAAAATAGCCAAATGCTTATAAGCCCCGAACATGGTGCTTTTTTGGCTATGTTGATTAAACTAATGAATGTCAATTCTTATCTTGAAGTTGGAGTTTTTACTGGCTACAGTACACTATGGGCGGCTCTATCTCTACCTGAAACAGGTAAAATAGTTGCTCTTGATATTAGCGCCGAACATAAGGTTATGGCAGAATCGGCATGGGATGCCGCCAAAATTAGAGACAAAATAGAATACATCATTTCGCCAGCTAAAGAATCAATGCAGTCATTAATAGCAAAAGGTGAGTCATTCGATCTGGTTTTTATTGATGCCAACAAATCACAATATCTAGAATATTATGAATTGGCATTGCAACTTGTTTCTAGTGGTGGACTTATAATGATTGATAATGTGCTCATGTACGGACAGGTACTTGAAAATACCCCTGCCAAAACCTATATAAAGACTTTACAGAAGCTGAATGATTTAATCAAGGAAGATCCACGAGTTGACATATGTATGCTTCCTTTTGGTGATGGCATAACGCTGGCACGCAAAAAATAA
- a CDS encoding isopenicillin N synthase family dioxygenase yields the protein MHVAQVDFKSANASPEFAKSLKETGFAVIKNHPIDTQLMADVFNEWKEFFASDYKMNYVYKNDTQDGLFPMNVSEKAVGYSVKDIKEFYHYYTWGQYPKELSNKTKDLYQQMNLVAVTLLNWVEENLPEDIRKSLSEPLTSMINGSNQTLMRILHYPPLTGNEEKGAVRAGAHGDINLLTVLVAASQSGLQVKGSDDKWYDVPADPGMLAINIGDMLETATNGFYKSTLHQVINPLDDSRHLSRYSIPLFLHPRPDVRLSSSKTAGEFLEERLRALGIKK from the coding sequence ATGCATGTAGCTCAGGTTGATTTTAAATCAGCAAATGCCAGCCCGGAATTTGCTAAATCACTAAAAGAAACTGGATTTGCAGTAATTAAGAACCATCCAATAGACACTCAATTAATGGCGGATGTTTTCAATGAGTGGAAAGAGTTTTTCGCCAGTGACTATAAGATGAATTATGTTTATAAAAATGATACACAGGATGGTTTATTTCCAATGAATGTATCAGAGAAAGCCGTAGGTTATAGCGTTAAAGACATTAAAGAATTTTATCACTATTATACGTGGGGACAATACCCGAAAGAATTAAGTAACAAGACAAAAGACTTATATCAACAAATGAATCTGGTCGCAGTAACCCTACTAAACTGGGTTGAAGAAAACCTTCCTGAGGATATCCGTAAATCATTGTCAGAACCACTCACTAGCATGATTAATGGTTCAAACCAGACACTAATGCGGATACTTCATTATCCACCACTAACTGGCAATGAAGAAAAAGGTGCAGTTAGAGCTGGTGCTCATGGTGACATTAATCTTCTAACCGTGCTCGTTGCTGCCTCACAGTCAGGCTTACAAGTAAAAGGAAGTGATGATAAATGGTATGATGTACCCGCTGATCCGGGGATGTTAGCAATAAACATTGGCGACATGCTAGAAACAGCAACTAATGGATTTTATAAATCAACCCTACATCAGGTAATTAATCCGCTAGACGATAGCAGACATTTATCTAGGTACTCAATACCGTTATTCTTACATCCACGTCCTGATGTAAGGCTTTCTAGTAGTAAAACCGCCGGTGAGTTTCTTGAAGAGCGCCTACGTGCACTAGGCATAAAAAAATAA